The following coding sequences lie in one Benincasa hispida cultivar B227 chromosome 6, ASM972705v1, whole genome shotgun sequence genomic window:
- the LOC120080546 gene encoding phosducin-like protein 3, with product MGDYHFVYKDVEGASTQWDDIQRKLGNLPPKPAPFKPPAFTPAQDEASVPKDKSWIDQKNEEELEELEDNLDLDDDNFLQEYRKKRLEEIREAAKISKFGSVNAISGSDFVREVSQAPSDVWVVVILYKEGIQECDVLMNCLQELAARYPATKFVKIISTDCIPNYPDCNLPTLLVYNNGAVKANYVGLRSFGRRCTPEGVALVLCQADPVLNDGQSGNDDGSRKSVLEGVCRKIIERVVRDHEDGNDDGYSSD from the exons ATGGGTGATTACCACTTCGTGTATAAGGATGTTGAAGGAGCCTCCACTCAGTGGGATGACATTCAGAGAAAGCTGGGAAACCTACCTCCGAAGCCTGCTCCATTCAAGCCACCAGCATTCACACCTGCCCAAGATGAGGCATCCGTCCCCAAAGACAAGTCTTGGATAGACCAGAAGAATGAAGAGGAGCTTGAGGAGCTTGAGGATAACCTAGATCTTGATGATGACAACTTCCTCCAAGAGTATAG GAAGAAGAGGTTGGAAGAGATCAGAGAAGCAGCTAAAATCTCTAAATTTGGATCAGTAAATGCAATATCAGGATCGGATTTTGTGCGAGAAGTTTCACAGGCTCCATCTGATGTTTGGGTTGTCGTTATTCTCTACAAAGAAGG AATCCAGGAATGTGATGTGTTGATGAATTGTTTGCAAGAACTTGCCGCAAGATATCCAGCtacaaaatttgttaaaataataTCCACAGATTGCATTCCCAACTACCCAGATTGTAATCTTCCTACCTTGTTAGTTTACAACAATGGTGCAGTGAAAGCAAATTACGTGGGCCTTCGAAGTTTCGGCAGAAGATGCACGCCAGAAG GTGTTGCCTTAGTTCTTTGTCAAGCAGATCCAGTGCTTAATGATGGTCAGTCTGGAAATGATGATGGATCAAGAAAATCGGTGCTTGAAGGTGTATGCAGAAAGATAATTGAGAGAGTGGTGAGAGATCACGAAGATGGGAATGACGACGGGTATTCGAGTGATTAG